One part of the Glycine soja cultivar W05 chromosome 11, ASM419377v2, whole genome shotgun sequence genome encodes these proteins:
- the LOC114377123 gene encoding F-box/kelch-repeat protein At1g80440-like: MELISGLPEDVARDCLIRIPYEQFPAVASVCKGWNTEIHSPDFHRRRRTTKQAQEILVTVQSNIDSEKTRTGLLAKSTTNPVYRLSVFEPKTGSWSELPLGPELAFGLPMFCRIAGVGFDLVVMGGWDPDSWKASNSVFIYNFLSAKWRRGADMPGGPRTFFACASDQNNQTVYVAGGHDEEKNALRSVLAYDVARDLWVPLPDMSRERDECKAVFRRGALCVVGGYCTEMQGRFERSAEVFDVATWKWGPVEEEFMDAAACPRTFVDGGDGAMYMCCGGDVVALQGDTWRNVAKVPGEIRNVACVGVWEGAMLVIGSSGFGEPHVGFVLDLKSWAWTKLVSPEEYTGHVQSGCLLEI, translated from the coding sequence ATGGAGTTGATTTCAGGTCTACCAGAGGACGTAGCCCGAGACTGCTTAATTAGGATTCCCTACGAGCAATTCCCGGCGGTTGCTTCCGTCTGCAAAGGCTGGAACACGGAGATTCACTCGCCGGACTTTCACCGGCGTAGAAGAACCACCAAACAAGCCCAGGAAATCCTCGTCACGGTTCAATCCAATATAGACTCCGAAAAAACTCGAACCGGTTTGCTCGCGAAGTCCACCACGAACCCGGTTTACCGGCTCAGCGTATTCGAACCGAAAACGGGTTCATGGAGCGAGTTACCCTTGGGACCCGAACTCGCCTTCGGGTTACCCATGTTCTGTCGGATAGCGGGTGTCGGGTTCGACCTTGTCGTAATGGGCGGGTGGGACCCAGACTCGTGGAAAGCGTCGAATTCGGTTTTTATCTACAACTTCCTGTCGGCCAAGTGGCGGCGTGGGGCCGACATGCCGGGTGGGCCCCGCACGTTTTTCGCATGCGCGTCGGATCAGAACAATCAAACGGTGTACGTCGCGGGCGGACACGACGAGGAGAAGAACGCGCTGAGGTCAGTGCTTGCGTATGACGTGGCCAGAGACCTGTGGGTCCCTCTACCCGACATGTCACGTGAGCGCGACGAGTGCAAGGCCGTGTTCCGCCGTGGCGCGCTTTGCGTCGTCGGAGGGTACTGCACAGAGATGCAGGGCAGGTTCGAGCGGAGCGCGGAGGTTTTCGACGTTGCCACGTGGAAGTGGGGCCCGGTGGAGGAGGAGTTCATGGATGCCGCCGCGTGTCCACGCACGTTCGTCGACGGCGGGGATGGTGCGATGTACATGTGCTGCGGCGGTGACGTGGTTGCGTTGCAAGGGGACACGTGGCGGAATGTGGCGAAGGTGCCGGGTGAAATACGGAACGTTGCGTGCGTGGGAGTGTGGGAAGGGGCAATGCTGGTCATTGGATCGAGTGGGTTTGGGGAACCGCATGTGGGCTTTGTGTTGGATCTGAAAAGTTGGGCTTGGACTAAACTTGTGAGCCCAGAGGAGTACACTGGTCACGTTCAATCTGGTTGCCTTTTGGAAATTTAG